Proteins from a genomic interval of Streptomyces fodineus:
- a CDS encoding ABC transporter substrate-binding protein, with product MTMSRRALLAAGAGAGAGLLAACGSNTGRGGGGSGTELSQWYHQYGEPGTEQAVQRYAAAYKKAHVKVQWRPGNYDQQTAAALLTDSGPDVFEVNGPTLDQIQGGQVVDLTDLLKGVRDDFNPAVLTPKTYDGRVWGIPQVIDMQMLYYRKSLLKDAGVEPPATLDALVDAARRLTGSKVKGLFLGNDGGAGVLGGTPLYAAGLQLVTEDGKVGFDDPAAARTLGKLHQLYADKSLLLGAPADWSDPSAFIQGLTAMQWSGLWALPQIQKELGDDFGVLPFPKDGGQGKPSVPVGAYGAAVSARGRHKEAAKEFVRWLWVERTDYQEDFALSYGFHIPARISLAKKAGKLRSGAAADAVRFTTEHGYAQPLLWTPAAQTAYQDALSRIIGSGADPEGELRAVVRKVAGELDRVKKKS from the coding sequence ATGACCATGAGCCGCCGGGCACTGCTGGCCGCGGGAGCCGGGGCGGGTGCCGGGCTACTCGCCGCTTGCGGGTCCAACACCGGGCGTGGCGGCGGGGGTTCGGGAACCGAACTGTCCCAGTGGTACCACCAGTACGGCGAGCCCGGCACCGAGCAGGCCGTCCAGCGGTACGCCGCCGCCTACAAGAAGGCGCACGTCAAGGTGCAGTGGCGGCCCGGGAACTACGACCAGCAGACCGCGGCCGCCCTGCTCACCGACTCCGGGCCGGACGTCTTCGAGGTCAACGGGCCCACCCTCGACCAGATCCAGGGCGGTCAGGTCGTCGACCTCACCGACCTCCTCAAGGGTGTCAGGGACGACTTCAATCCGGCCGTGCTCACGCCCAAGACCTACGACGGCCGGGTCTGGGGCATCCCGCAGGTCATCGACATGCAGATGCTCTACTACCGCAAGAGCCTGCTGAAGGACGCCGGGGTCGAGCCGCCCGCCACGCTCGACGCCCTCGTGGACGCGGCCCGCAGACTCACCGGCAGCAAGGTCAAGGGGCTGTTCCTCGGCAATGACGGGGGAGCCGGTGTGCTCGGCGGTACGCCCCTGTACGCCGCAGGGCTTCAGCTCGTCACCGAGGACGGCAAGGTCGGCTTCGACGACCCCGCCGCCGCCCGCACCCTCGGCAAACTGCACCAGCTGTACGCCGACAAGTCCCTGCTCCTCGGCGCACCCGCCGACTGGTCCGACCCCTCCGCCTTCATCCAGGGGCTGACCGCGATGCAGTGGTCCGGGCTGTGGGCGCTGCCGCAGATCCAGAAGGAGCTGGGGGACGACTTCGGTGTCCTGCCGTTCCCGAAGGACGGCGGCCAGGGCAAGCCGTCCGTCCCCGTCGGGGCCTACGGCGCAGCCGTCAGCGCGCGCGGCCGGCACAAGGAGGCCGCCAAGGAGTTCGTGCGCTGGCTGTGGGTCGAACGGACCGACTACCAGGAGGACTTCGCGCTGTCGTACGGCTTCCACATCCCGGCCCGGATCTCCCTCGCAAAGAAGGCCGGCAAGCTGCGGTCGGGTGCCGCCGCCGACGCCGTGCGCTTCACCACGGAGCACGGCTACGCCCAGCCCCTGCTGTGGACGCCCGCCGCCCAGACCGCCTATCAGGACGCGCTCAGCCGGATCATCGGCAGCGGGGCCGATCCGGAGGGTGAACTGCGG